The proteins below are encoded in one region of Brachyspira intermedia PWS/A:
- a CDS encoding YidC/Oxa1 family membrane protein insertase, producing MFFDILYNIFIYPIEFIIEILFYLFNTVFQSGYGVSLFFLSLCINFLSLPLYNIAESWQAKERAIQDKMKPMIDNIKSVYKGDQRYLLIRACQRINGYKTIYAFRGTLGLLIQIPFFMAAYNFVHSISVLNGQSFLFIKDLSKPDSLIHIGSISINLLPFIMTLFSLLAGFIYAKKLKFKESLPLYIVSLIFLVLLYTSPSGLLFYWTINCLFSLIKNIVIEFKLYEIFLKNKYKLLKVYNIFFIIITAVFILLISLASIERKAYLSDFVYSFKDGNIYGYEATIKYNSKIFKSSDLFDININTDVFLSDNIEDVLLIDNTINTKYVSISLNKKIEDIDDAINIYYKVYLKNYTINIFIIITILFIVFNMNKIFSYIFNNSIIFDIYLKNRYKLILTNCLVITILSGIFIPSSLIGASPQEFTNPFYLVINNFTISTGLFLFYPIFIYFLFSEKIKNYITLLSIFIVSILLIDTFIMKGNYININSDFIFDNSNFLKASFKEIYISVILFIFSVLILILFIKKNINILINIYFIIIITLFGISTLNIITIFKEHSKLISISNNKNDIKIFNLSKTGENIFVFILDRAINSYWIDALDRFPEYKEKLDGFIIYPNTVSFSDFTTSISSLYGGYDYLPYELSTNLSCNIKNKHNESLLTIPLSLEKYGYHSILLEPVYANLKLIPDLSIFKDYTNIKAYNNNIVDSYSLAQHFNIRDFNVNEHNKIKQKNRIFKFSIFKMIPINLRYDFYSNGDWFNYNDFNVNPSIYSYAILSNIRKFININNEGNYYNILHNMITHDPQFFSSDYLPHTIIKPVKAEDMVIYKDENSTRHFYANIASINILTNFIDFLKENDVYDNTKIIVVSDHGRDVNTTVFENKLKFVSWYNALLMYKDFNSHGNIKIENNFMTIADVPYLATKHIQGITNPFNNKIITNDYKTNGANIILLKTWDISKQFYNRYNFDIFYTVKDNIFNLHNWKKYTIDWNTKDTNWNPKDSREIELK from the coding sequence ATGTTTTTTGATATACTTTATAATATCTTTATTTATCCAATAGAATTTATTATAGAAATATTATTTTACTTATTTAATACAGTATTTCAATCAGGATATGGAGTAAGTTTATTTTTTCTAAGTTTATGTATAAATTTTTTATCACTTCCTTTATATAATATAGCAGAATCTTGGCAGGCTAAAGAAAGAGCAATTCAAGATAAAATGAAGCCAATGATCGATAATATTAAATCTGTATATAAAGGAGATCAAAGATATCTCTTAATAAGAGCTTGTCAAAGAATTAATGGATATAAAACTATATATGCTTTTAGAGGTACTCTAGGACTTTTAATACAAATACCATTTTTTATGGCGGCATATAATTTTGTACACAGTATATCTGTATTAAATGGTCAGAGTTTTTTATTTATAAAAGATTTATCTAAGCCAGATTCTTTAATACATATTGGCAGTATTAGTATTAATTTACTTCCATTTATAATGACTTTATTTAGTTTGCTTGCTGGATTTATTTATGCAAAAAAATTGAAGTTCAAAGAGAGTCTGCCATTATATATAGTATCATTAATCTTTTTGGTATTATTATATACTTCACCATCAGGACTTTTATTTTATTGGACTATTAATTGTTTATTTTCTTTAATAAAGAATATTGTAATAGAGTTTAAATTATATGAAATATTTCTGAAAAATAAATATAAGTTATTAAAAGTATATAACATATTTTTTATTATCATTACTGCAGTATTTATATTATTAATTTCTTTAGCTAGTATAGAAAGAAAAGCATATTTATCTGATTTTGTATATTCATTTAAAGACGGTAATATTTATGGTTATGAAGCAACAATCAAATATAATAGTAAAATATTTAAAAGCAGTGATTTATTTGATATAAATATTAATACAGATGTTTTCTTATCAGATAATATAGAAGATGTATTACTTATTGATAATACTATAAATACTAAATATGTTAGTATATCATTAAATAAAAAAATAGAAGATATTGACGATGCAATAAATATATATTATAAAGTATATTTAAAAAATTACACTATTAATATTTTTATAATCATAACAATATTATTTATAGTTTTTAATATGAATAAAATATTTTCTTATATTTTTAATAATAGTATTATATTTGATATTTATTTAAAAAATAGATATAAGCTAATATTAACAAATTGTTTAGTCATTACAATATTATCTGGTATTTTTATACCTAGTTCTCTTATAGGGGCATCACCTCAAGAATTTACAAATCCTTTTTACTTGGTAATAAATAATTTCACAATAAGTACTGGATTGTTTTTATTTTATCCTATTTTTATATATTTTCTATTTTCAGAAAAAATAAAAAACTATATTACTTTATTATCTATTTTTATTGTATCTATACTTTTAATAGATACATTTATAATGAAAGGAAACTATATAAATATTAATTCTGATTTTATATTTGATAATTCCAATTTTCTTAAAGCATCATTTAAAGAAATATACATAAGTGTAATATTATTTATTTTTTCAGTACTAATATTAATATTATTCATTAAAAAAAATATTAATATTCTAATAAATATTTATTTTATAATAATCATAACTTTATTTGGTATTTCAACTTTAAATATTATTACAATATTTAAAGAACATTCAAAATTAATTTCAATATCAAATAATAAAAATGATATTAAAATATTTAATTTATCAAAAACAGGAGAAAATATATTTGTTTTCATATTAGATAGAGCAATAAATTCTTATTGGATTGATGCTTTAGATAGATTTCCTGAATATAAAGAAAAATTAGATGGTTTTATTATTTATCCTAATACAGTATCTTTTTCTGATTTTACAACATCCATATCTTCATTGTATGGAGGATATGATTATTTACCTTATGAATTAAGTACTAATTTAAGTTGTAATATAAAAAATAAACATAATGAGTCTTTGCTTACTATACCATTATCATTAGAAAAATATGGATATCACTCTATTTTATTAGAACCTGTTTATGCTAATTTAAAATTAATACCAGATCTTAGTATATTCAAAGACTATACTAACATAAAAGCATATAATAATAATATTGTTGATAGTTATAGTCTTGCTCAACATTTTAATATACGAGACTTTAATGTCAATGAGCATAATAAGATAAAACAAAAAAATAGAATTTTTAAATTTTCTATTTTTAAAATGATTCCTATTAATTTAAGATATGATTTTTATAGTAATGGTGACTGGTTTAATTATAATGATTTTAATGTTAATCCCAGCATATATAGTTATGCTATATTATCTAATATTAGGAAATTTATAAATATAAATAATGAAGGTAATTATTACAATATATTACATAATATGATTACACATGATCCGCAGTTTTTTTCATCTGATTATTTACCTCATACTATAATTAAACCTGTTAAAGCTGAAGATATGGTAATTTATAAAGATGAAAATAGTACAAGACATTTTTATGCTAATATAGCTTCTATAAATATTTTAACTAATTTTATAGATTTTTTAAAAGAAAATGATGTTTATGACAATACTAAAATAATAGTAGTTTCAGATCATGGAAGAGATGTTAACACAACGGTATTTGAAAATAAATTAAAATTTGTTTCTTGGTATAATGCTTTACTTATGTATAAAGATTTTAATTCACATGGAAACATTAAAATAGAAAATAATTTTATGACTATAGCAGATGTTCCATATTTAGCTACTAAACATATACAAGGTATAACAAATCCTTTTAATAATAAGATTATTACTAACGATTATAAAACTAATGGAGCGAATATAATACTATTAAAAACTTGGGATATTAGTAAGCAATTTTATAATCGTTATAATTTTGATATTTTTTATACAGTAAAAGATAATATATTTAATTTGCATAATTGGAAAAAATATACAATAGATTGGAATACTAAAGATACTAATTGGAATCCTAAAGACTCTAGAGAAATAGAATTAAAATAA